The nucleotide window TGAGGCGTAACCAGCGAGCCGAGCGTTGTCGGAGCGGCAAATGCCGCTGCCGTGAACTTCAGCAGTTCGCGTCGGTTCATAGTTGACCTCCAGTCACCGAGTCAGACGCCGCAACACGGGGACGTCATGGATCCCGACGTAGCCGTCTAACAGATATTAGCCGACACTGTTCGGACAGACTCTACGATATTGGTGCGTGAAAGGCAACACGACACTCCTGGCGCACCGCTTGAAATACCTTTGGTAAAAACGCTTGCACACGAACTGACTGGTGGATATTCTGGTCGTTAGATATGGATGATAACCAACAACTCAGGCGCGGGCATGCCCTTCCTTCATGCCTACCCGTCTGGAGCGATGACGAGTCCCGTATTGTGTGAACCTTGAAGGAGAAGCGGGCGATGCCCAATGCTCTGACTATTGCCGGATCAGACAGCGGCGGCGGCGCCGGGATCCAGGCCGATCTCAAAACCTTTGCGGCTCTTGGTGTGTTCGGGACCTCGGCGATCACGTCGGTTACGGCCCAGAACACGGTCGGTGTTCAGGGGGTGTACGATCTGCCGGCGAAGTTCGTTGGCCGCCAGATCGACTCGGTCCTGGAAGACATTGTCATCGATGCGGCCAAGACCGGGATGCTCTCGAACGCCGCGATCATCGAGGTGGTCGCGGAGAAGGTCGCTGCGCATAGGATCACGCGGCTGGTGGTCGACCCGGTGATGGTGGCAAAGGGTGGTGCGCCATTACTGCAACGCGGCGCCGTGAAGACACTTATTGAGCGTTTGTTGCCGCTCGCGCTTGTTGTCACGCCGAACGTGCCGGAGGCCGAGGTGCTCTGGGGGCAGAGGATCGTGGGATTTGCTGAGATGCGCGAAGCGGCGCAGCGGATCCACGGCCTCGGCCCTCGGTATGTCGTCCTCAAGGGGGGCCACCTGGGCATTCGCGCGATCGATCTTGTGTACGACGGAAGCACATTCACCATGCTCGATGCCGAGCGGATCGATACGCCGCATACGCACGGGACCGGATGTGTGTTCTCTGCGGCGATGACGGCGGAGTTGGCCAAGGGCAGTCCGGTTCCGGAAGCGATTGCCACCGCCAAGCGGTTCATCACGTCGGCCATCCGCCATGGGTTTCAGCTCGGCAAGGGAATCGGTCCGACTGATCCGATGACGGCCGCCCAAGACCTCGCCCCATCCTGATGCGTGTCCGAACGCTGCATTTCTGGAACGTCTCGCCGCAAGAGGCGATGGCAATCCAACTTCGGCTTCGATCTCAGCTTCGTCTGTACGGGACGGGACCGTTCGCCACTGTCGCGGGGATCGATGTCGCATACGACAAGAGTTCAAAGCTGATGTTTGCCGGTATCGTCGTCATGAGCGGCGACGGGCTGGAGGTGCTGGATCTTGCCACAGCGACGGCGAGCGCAGACTTCCCGTACATCCCGGGACTCCTGTCGTTCCGGGAGATCCCGGCGGTGATCAAGGCGTGGAAGCAACTCAAGACGCCGGCGGACTGTCTGATCTGTGATGGTCACGGCCTCGCCCATCCCCGCCGCTTCGGACTTGCCTGTCACCTGGGCCTTCTGCTTGGTCTTTCGTCGATCGGGTGCGCCAAAAGCCGTCTGGTGGGGACGTACCAGGAGCCGCGGAGCCGTCGCGGGAGTGTTGCGCCGTTGTTGGATCAGGGCGAGCAGATCGGCGTGGTCCTTCGGACCAAGGACGGGATAGCGCCGGTCTTTGTCTCTCAGGGCGATCGAATTGATCTCGATGCCGCCGTATGGACGGTACTCGCAACCTGCCGCGGCTATCGACTCCCGGAGCCTCAGCGGCGCGCCCATCTGTTGGTAACAAAGATGCGCCTAACTGCTAGGCCGTAGGTGAATAGGCTGAAGGCTGAAGGGGCTGCACGTTCCTGAGCCTTCAGTCTAACTACCTTCAGTGTTCAGCCTGCTCCGTACGCTGATCGCTGAACGCTATTTTTTCAAGAGAATTGGAGCGCACAGGAGGACCTCATATGGACTTGGGATTGCGTGGGAAGGTTGTCATGGTCACCGGTGGAAGCCGAGGGATCGGCAGGGCGATTGCTTTGGGCTTTGCCGAGGAGGGGTGCCAGCTCAGCATCTGTGGTAGGGGTCTACCGGCGTTGGAAGAGGCAGCTCAGGCGATTAACGTCCATGGAGTCGAACTCCTCACGGTGTCTACCGACCTCACTGACCCTCATGGAGCCGAGCGCTTCGTACAATCGACGCTCGACCGGTATGGCCGGCTCGATGTCCTGGTGAACAACATTGGCGGGTCACGCCGCGGAGAGCTGGAGGTCCTTTCGGAACAGGATTGGCGGGAAGCGTACGAACTGAACTTCTTTTCGACGCTTCGGATGGCCCGGCTGGCAGTACCGGTCATGAAGCGGCAGGGGGGAGGGCGGATCATCAATATCGCCTCCATCTGGGGGCGAGAGTCGGGCGGGGCGATGACCTACAACGCCTCCAAGGCGGCGGTGATCAGCCTTTCCAAGGCACTCGCCAAGGAACTCGCCCCTCACAATATCCTGGTC belongs to Candidatus Methylomirabilis lanthanidiphila and includes:
- a CDS encoding endonuclease V — protein: MRVRTLHFWNVSPQEAMAIQLRLRSQLRLYGTGPFATVAGIDVAYDKSSKLMFAGIVVMSGDGLEVLDLATATASADFPYIPGLLSFREIPAVIKAWKQLKTPADCLICDGHGLAHPRRFGLACHLGLLLGLSSIGCAKSRLVGTYQEPRSRRGSVAPLLDQGEQIGVVLRTKDGIAPVFVSQGDRIDLDAAVWTVLATCRGYRLPEPQRRAHLLVTKMRLTARP
- a CDS encoding short-chain dehydrogenase, translated to MDLGLRGKVVMVTGGSRGIGRAIALGFAEEGCQLSICGRGLPALEEAAQAINVHGVELLTVSTDLTDPHGAERFVQSTLDRYGRLDVLVNNIGGSRRGELEVLSEQDWREAYELNFFSTLRMARLAVPVMKRQGGGRIINIASIWGRESGGAMTYNASKAAVISLSKALAKELAPHNILVNSVAPGSTLFPGGSWDRRQRENPAQIAQFIKDELPLGRFGRPEEVAAVVVFLASERASLMTGACVTVDGCQSRSLI
- a CDS encoding phosphomethylpyrimidine kinase, yielding MPNALTIAGSDSGGGAGIQADLKTFAALGVFGTSAITSVTAQNTVGVQGVYDLPAKFVGRQIDSVLEDIVIDAAKTGMLSNAAIIEVVAEKVAAHRITRLVVDPVMVAKGGAPLLQRGAVKTLIERLLPLALVVTPNVPEAEVLWGQRIVGFAEMREAAQRIHGLGPRYVVLKGGHLGIRAIDLVYDGSTFTMLDAERIDTPHTHGTGCVFSAAMTAELAKGSPVPEAIATAKRFITSAIRHGFQLGKGIGPTDPMTAAQDLAPS